In Saccharothrix syringae, the following are encoded in one genomic region:
- a CDS encoding FAD-binding oxidoreductase — translation MPELVVPGDPRYDLSRSQFIGRPREVLPRAVARCAGADDVLAALALARDRDWPFAVRGGGHSNAGHSSTPGLLLDLAPADAVSVSGDLVTVGGGVRGGRLAGVLAPAGRVVPLGSCPSVGVVGAALGGGFGAHGRLHGLTCDALVSAEVVLASGEVVVASADAHADLFWALRGAGGGNFGVVVSAVFRTAPARPRTHLRVVFDFARAAGLVRWWQAWDPPDEVGVELVLLCPEYPEEEPVAVLVGAVPDLVAADELLGRLPVPRDTEVVVVPAHEAGLVHATPHSAVARDPATIPLVSPRPGMSTSRTEFFDRPLPDDAVAALLAHLTADRRFGELREVAFTPWRGAYGRVAPDATAFPHRTPAFLLKHTVLVGPGGAERRGDEVLRRLDEAWSLVHPWGTGGVYPNFPDPAHRDWLTAYYGGNADRLRAVKARYDPAGAFTFAQSIPLG, via the coding sequence ATGCCTGAACTGGTGGTGCCGGGCGACCCGCGCTACGACCTGTCGCGCAGCCAGTTCATCGGCAGGCCCCGCGAGGTGCTGCCCCGCGCGGTGGCCCGGTGCGCCGGCGCGGACGACGTGCTCGCCGCCCTGGCCCTGGCCCGCGACCGGGACTGGCCGTTCGCCGTGCGCGGCGGCGGGCACAGCAACGCCGGGCACTCCAGCACCCCCGGCCTGCTGCTGGACCTCGCCCCGGCCGACGCGGTGTCGGTGTCCGGGGACCTGGTGACCGTCGGCGGCGGGGTGCGCGGCGGGCGGCTGGCCGGGGTGCTGGCCCCGGCGGGGCGGGTGGTGCCGCTGGGGTCGTGCCCGTCGGTCGGCGTGGTCGGCGCGGCCCTGGGCGGCGGGTTCGGCGCCCACGGCCGGCTGCACGGGCTGACCTGCGACGCGCTGGTGTCGGCGGAGGTGGTGCTCGCGTCGGGTGAGGTGGTGGTGGCCTCGGCGGACGCGCACGCCGACCTGTTCTGGGCGCTGCGGGGCGCGGGCGGCGGCAACTTCGGGGTGGTGGTGTCGGCGGTGTTCCGGACCGCCCCGGCCCGGCCGCGCACGCACCTGCGGGTCGTGTTCGACTTCGCCCGCGCCGCCGGGCTGGTCCGGTGGTGGCAGGCGTGGGACCCGCCGGACGAGGTGGGCGTCGAACTGGTGCTGCTGTGCCCGGAGTACCCGGAGGAGGAGCCGGTGGCGGTGCTCGTCGGCGCCGTGCCCGACCTCGTGGCCGCCGACGAGCTGCTGGGCCGCCTGCCCGTGCCGCGCGACACCGAGGTGGTCGTGGTGCCCGCCCACGAGGCCGGGCTGGTGCACGCCACGCCGCACTCGGCCGTCGCGCGCGACCCGGCGACCATCCCGCTGGTGTCGCCGCGGCCGGGCATGTCGACGTCGCGCACGGAGTTCTTCGACCGCCCCCTGCCCGACGACGCGGTGGCCGCGCTGCTGGCGCACCTGACGGCCGACCGGCGGTTCGGCGAGCTGCGAGAGGTGGCGTTCACGCCCTGGCGCGGCGCGTACGGGCGGGTCGCCCCGGACGCCACCGCGTTCCCGCACCGCACCCCGGCGTTCCTGCTCAAGCACACCGTGCTCGTCGGGCCCGGTGGCGCGGAGCGGCGCGGCGACGAGGTGCTGCGCCGGCTGGACGAGGCGTGGTCGCTGGTCCACCCGTGGGGCACCGGCGGGGTGTACCCGAACTTCCCCGACCCGGCGCACCGGGACTGGCTGACGGCCTACTACGGGGGCAACGCCGACCGGTTGCGGGCCGTCAAGGCGCGCTACGACCCGGCCGGCGCGTTCACCTTCGCCCAGTCGATCCCGCTCGGGTGA
- a CDS encoding YbaB/EbfC family nucleoid-associated protein gives MSDSADWRARTSGNARRHQELDQRLAGLSITESSRDGSVRVTVSAGGLLTGLVLAEPAGPVSGPRLAAEIMDCVRRAQAKIPDLLQQVLAESVGTDDPDTHLLVADARRRFPEPPPFGGGPAAPPPRRAVHEQWDDERPSVWDM, from the coding sequence ATGTCGGACAGCGCGGACTGGCGGGCGCGGACCAGCGGGAACGCCCGGCGCCACCAGGAGTTGGACCAACGGCTGGCCGGGCTGTCGATCACCGAGTCGTCGCGCGACGGGTCGGTCCGGGTCACCGTCTCCGCCGGCGGCCTGCTGACCGGCCTGGTGCTCGCCGAGCCGGCCGGACCGGTGTCCGGGCCCCGGTTGGCCGCCGAGATCATGGACTGCGTGCGCCGCGCCCAGGCGAAGATCCCCGACCTGTTGCAGCAGGTGCTGGCCGAGTCGGTGGGCACCGACGACCCCGACACCCACCTGCTGGTGGCCGACGCGCGGCGGCGGTTCCCCGAACCGCCGCCGTTCGGGGGAGGACCCGCCGCGCCACCGCCGCGCCGGGCGGTGCACGAGCAGTGGGACGACGAGCGGCCGTCGGTGTGGGACATGTGA